A DNA window from Fusobacterium sp. FSA-380-WT-3A contains the following coding sequences:
- the hslU gene encoding ATP-dependent protease ATPase subunit HslU produces the protein MIPSEIVKELDKYIVSQDEAKRNLAISLRNRYRRKNIKDKNMREEITPKNIILMGSTGVGKTELARRLAKITKSPFLKVEATKYTEVGYVGKDVESIIKDIVSLTVKRFTSEKTEELKEKYYDRAVEEVAKKINNLDTLDENFKSNLIEEIKKGNYDEKTIELDKSQYEQGNKSPIIEIMGYSEKGDIGDIIQNVMSMGEGRKGKKSKVKIKDAINLIINKEIEENLDYDEIGREAVKKVENDGIIFIDEIDKIAGTNSVGRGEVSRQGVQRDILPIIEGTTVMTKYGPVRTEHILFIAAGAFSEASFSDLMPELQGRFPLVVSMEDLTKEDFVKILTTVDYNLIEQYKSLLLVDNVEITFSKNAIEKIAEYAYEQNCTVENIGARRLAAVIELILRDIMFEAPYKEFKKINIDKKMVDKIIKNEKEEENLDKYIL, from the coding sequence ATGATTCCAAGTGAAATAGTAAAAGAATTGGATAAATATATTGTTTCACAAGATGAGGCAAAGAGAAATTTAGCAATATCATTAAGAAATAGATATAGAAGAAAAAATATAAAAGATAAAAATATGAGAGAAGAAATAACTCCTAAAAATATTATTCTTATGGGTTCAACAGGAGTTGGAAAAACAGAACTTGCTAGAAGATTGGCAAAGATTACAAAATCACCATTTTTAAAAGTGGAGGCTACTAAATATACAGAAGTAGGTTATGTTGGAAAAGATGTTGAAAGTATAATAAAAGACATAGTTTCTCTTACAGTAAAAAGATTTACTTCTGAAAAAACAGAGGAATTAAAAGAAAAATATTATGATAGGGCTGTAGAAGAAGTGGCTAAAAAAATAAATAATTTAGATACATTAGATGAAAATTTTAAATCTAATTTAATAGAAGAAATAAAAAAAGGAAATTATGATGAAAAAACTATTGAATTGGATAAAAGTCAATATGAACAAGGAAATAAATCTCCTATAATAGAAATAATGGGTTATTCAGAAAAAGGGGATATTGGAGATATAATTCAAAATGTAATGAGTATGGGAGAAGGAAGAAAGGGAAAAAAATCAAAAGTAAAGATAAAAGATGCTATTAATTTAATAATAAATAAAGAAATTGAAGAAAATCTAGATTATGATGAAATAGGAAGAGAAGCAGTAAAAAAAGTAGAAAATGATGGGATTATTTTTATTGATGAAATAGATAAGATAGCTGGTACTAATAGTGTAGGGAGAGGAGAAGTTTCTCGTCAAGGAGTTCAAAGAGATATACTTCCAATAATAGAGGGAACTACTGTTATGACAAAATATGGTCCTGTAAGAACAGAACATATTTTATTTATAGCTGCAGGAGCTTTTAGTGAGGCAAGTTTTTCAGATTTAATGCCAGAATTACAAGGAAGATTTCCTTTAGTTGTATCTATGGAAGATTTAACAAAAGAGGATTTTGTAAAAATACTAACAACAGTAGATTATAATTTAATTGAGCAATATAAAAGTTTACTTTTAGTTGATAATGTAGAGATTACTTTTAGTAAAAATGCAATAGAAAAAATAGCAGAATATGCTTATGAACAAAATTGTACTGTTGAAAATATTGGGGCTAGAAGATTGGCTGCTGTAATAGAGTTAATTTTAAGAGATATAATGTTTGAGGCTCCTTATAAAGAATTTAAAAAAATTAATATAGATAAGAAAATGGTTGATAAAATTATAAAAAATGAAAAAGAAGAGGAAAATTTAGATAAATATATATTATAG